In the Paenibacillus sp. FSL H7-0357 genome, one interval contains:
- a CDS encoding DUF4956 domain-containing protein, producing the protein MIKNSVVDNFVSDISISKILITLGVAFLIGFFIYLLYKRVFSGVLYSKSFNVSLMGMTMITATVIIAINSNLVLSLGMVGALSIVRFRTPIKDPTDLIFLFWAAVAGIVTGAGFFTLAIIGSIIIGLILFLFIKHSSVETPYLLVLNCEGDDSEREVHSHLNKAVKRYNIKQKTVTAGNIELTLELRLDDKEGGFVNTVSDIAGVKNALLISYSGDYVS; encoded by the coding sequence ATGATTAAAAATTCGGTCGTAGACAACTTCGTTTCCGATATCAGCATCTCCAAAATCCTGATCACGCTCGGCGTCGCTTTTCTGATCGGATTCTTCATCTACCTGCTCTACAAACGTGTGTTCAGCGGCGTATTATACTCCAAAAGCTTCAACGTGTCCCTGATGGGCATGACTATGATCACCGCAACTGTCATTATCGCCATCAACTCCAACCTTGTGCTCTCGCTCGGTATGGTCGGCGCTTTGTCCATCGTCCGTTTCAGAACGCCGATCAAAGATCCAACGGATCTGATTTTCCTGTTCTGGGCAGCCGTTGCAGGGATCGTTACCGGTGCAGGATTTTTCACGCTGGCGATTATCGGCTCGATCATTATCGGTCTGATTCTCTTCCTGTTCATTAAACATTCTTCAGTCGAAACTCCGTACCTGCTGGTGCTTAACTGTGAAGGCGATGACAGCGAACGTGAGGTGCACAGCCATCTGAACAAAGCCGTAAAACGTTACAACATCAAGCAAAAAACCGTAACCGCAGGCAATATCGAGCTTACGCTTGAGCTGCGTCTGGACGACAAGGAAGGCGGCTTTGTAAACACCGTCTCCGATATTGCAGGTGTCAAAAACGCCTTGCTGATCAGCTATAGCGGCGACTATGTATCTTAA
- a CDS encoding polyphosphate polymerase domain-containing protein codes for MNKKLQFRHELKFFINYHQYLILRQRLQSLIDTDQNANDSGEYHIRSLYFDDINNSALSDKLGGLRERAKYRIRIYNVQDDVIHFEKKIKMDDYIAKIKEPLTREMYDQIMAGNYEVLNVPQSPLFMELYNQMRHNLLRPKVIVDYVREPYVCHNGNVRITFDKELRTGLHETDIFDKELQPVRALDENFIIFEVKFDEYIPEYIKIALQLNGLNRQSASKYVICRKFLKTNTWEDY; via the coding sequence ATGAATAAGAAGCTGCAATTCCGGCATGAATTGAAATTTTTCATTAACTATCATCAATACCTTATTTTGCGGCAGCGGCTGCAGAGCTTGATAGATACCGATCAGAACGCGAACGACAGTGGGGAGTACCATATCCGCAGCCTGTATTTTGATGATATTAACAATTCGGCCCTTTCGGACAAGCTGGGCGGACTTAGAGAACGCGCCAAATACCGGATCCGCATCTACAACGTACAGGACGATGTCATACACTTTGAGAAAAAAATCAAAATGGACGACTACATCGCCAAGATCAAGGAACCGCTGACCCGCGAAATGTATGATCAGATCATGGCCGGCAATTACGAGGTGCTGAACGTTCCGCAAAGTCCTTTGTTTATGGAGCTCTATAACCAGATGCGCCACAATTTGCTGCGTCCCAAAGTGATCGTCGATTATGTCCGCGAGCCTTACGTCTGCCATAACGGCAATGTGCGGATCACTTTCGACAAGGAGCTGCGTACGGGACTGCATGAGACGGACATTTTTGATAAAGAGCTTCAGCCGGTCCGGGCGCTTGATGAGAACTTCATTATTTTCGAGGTCAAATTTGATGAATACATACCGGAGTACATCAAAATTGCGCTGCAGCTAAACGGTTTAAACCGGCAATCCGCTTCGAAATACGTCATTTGCCGCAAATTTCTAAAAACCAATACTTGGGAGGATTATTAA
- a CDS encoding purple acid phosphatase family protein, with protein MKDFKVLIIVVIIVAVLVLLALGLEWLKSERTARPGESSAPYDLVTTFKEDAETSRAFTWFTGDPGAEGRLEVVKGKSAAFTAGNVVKVQAIDSVIKTDDGKRGVHKAEVTGLEPGTLYTYRAGSGKEGEWSTAATFTTAEADSESVTFINVTDSQGETAADFKLWGNTLDKAFQTFPAAKFIVHNGDLTEEPEDSGAWDDFFGNVQGWVPGIPLMPVTGNHDEVDGQAASFTSHFNLPDNGDPESIAGTSYSFDYGPVHVTVLNTESHLKSQAKWLKKDLALTDKPWKIVALHRPAYGGNMYKKLEDWTEIFDKYRVDLVLQGHNHEYSRSYPLLAGKVVPQGGNSAGTGGGTVYVVTNASGAKFNEKKEDQYYHQVHFQNNKQMYAGITVSGNTLSYQAYDVDGNKLDEFLLKH; from the coding sequence ATGAAGGATTTTAAAGTGTTGATTATTGTTGTTATCATCGTAGCTGTATTGGTCTTGCTGGCCCTTGGCCTGGAATGGCTTAAATCGGAGCGGACTGCCCGACCTGGAGAAAGCAGTGCTCCGTATGATCTGGTCACTACCTTTAAGGAAGATGCGGAGACCAGCCGTGCGTTCACCTGGTTTACCGGAGATCCGGGCGCGGAGGGACGGCTTGAGGTTGTGAAAGGAAAAAGCGCCGCATTTACAGCAGGAAATGTTGTCAAGGTGCAGGCTATAGACAGCGTGATCAAAACAGATGATGGCAAAAGAGGCGTACATAAAGCTGAAGTGACCGGGCTTGAGCCGGGAACGCTGTATACCTACAGGGCAGGCAGCGGGAAAGAAGGCGAATGGAGCACAGCAGCTACGTTCACCACGGCGGAAGCGGACAGCGAGAGCGTAACCTTTATCAATGTAACCGATTCGCAAGGGGAGACGGCGGCAGATTTCAAATTATGGGGCAATACGCTGGACAAGGCGTTCCAGACCTTCCCGGCGGCAAAGTTTATCGTACATAACGGGGATTTGACGGAAGAGCCGGAGGATTCAGGTGCATGGGATGACTTTTTCGGCAATGTGCAGGGGTGGGTGCCGGGCATTCCGCTGATGCCTGTCACCGGCAACCATGATGAGGTCGACGGGCAGGCAGCAAGCTTTACTTCGCATTTCAACCTTCCGGATAACGGTGACCCGGAATCCATTGCCGGAACCTCATATTCTTTTGATTATGGACCTGTGCATGTGACGGTGCTGAATACGGAGAGCCACCTGAAGAGCCAGGCCAAGTGGCTGAAGAAGGATCTGGCCCTTACAGATAAACCGTGGAAAATCGTAGCGCTGCACCGTCCGGCATATGGCGGGAACATGTATAAGAAGCTGGAGGACTGGACAGAGATATTTGACAAGTATAGGGTTGATCTGGTGCTCCAGGGACATAATCATGAATATTCCAGATCATATCCGCTGCTTGCCGGAAAAGTCGTCCCGCAGGGCGGGAATTCTGCAGGTACCGGAGGAGGAACGGTGTACGTGGTGACCAACGCCTCCGGCGCAAAATTCAACGAGAAGAAAGAGGATCAGTACTATCATCAGGTTCATTTCCAGAACAATAAGCAGATGTACGCCGGAATTACGGTCAGCGGAAATACATTGAGCTATCAGGCCTATGATGTGGATGGCAACAAACTCGACGAGTTTCTGCTGAAGCATTAA
- a CDS encoding response regulator, giving the protein MNRCRVLVVDDHAHAREAMCEILAMDERFEVIGAVASGAEAMVWTAQWMPDLILIDIEMPGMDGLETTRRIKLEYPYVKIVIVTVSDEISYLFEALKQGAQGYLLKNLAPSTWIEYLLAIVSEEVPLSRELAIQILKEFAVTSVKEEREALTAREKEILGCVSSGSTNREIAAELGISEHTVKNHLKNILQKLQLQNRTQLTRYALEQGLASRERDFPRKPQR; this is encoded by the coding sequence ATGAACCGTTGCCGGGTACTGGTTGTGGACGATCATGCTCATGCGCGTGAGGCGATGTGCGAGATTCTGGCGATGGATGAGCGTTTTGAGGTCATTGGAGCAGTGGCGAGCGGAGCCGAGGCCATGGTCTGGACCGCACAGTGGATGCCGGATCTGATCCTGATTGACATTGAGATGCCGGGGATGGACGGACTGGAGACGACGCGGCGGATCAAGCTGGAATACCCTTATGTCAAAATCGTTATCGTGACCGTGTCGGATGAAATCTCCTATCTGTTCGAGGCGCTGAAGCAGGGGGCACAGGGATATCTGCTGAAGAACCTGGCTCCATCGACCTGGATCGAATATTTGCTGGCAATTGTCAGTGAGGAGGTTCCGCTGAGCCGGGAGCTGGCTATTCAGATTCTGAAGGAGTTTGCCGTTACTTCGGTGAAGGAAGAGCGGGAAGCATTAACGGCGCGGGAGAAGGAAATACTGGGCTGTGTCTCCTCCGGTTCCACCAACAGGGAGATTGCGGCTGAACTCGGGATTTCCGAGCATACGGTCAAAAATCATCTGAAAAACATCCTGCAAAAGCTGCAGCTCCAGAACCGTACGCAGCTGACGCGGTATGCCCTGGAGCAGGGACTGGCCTCGCGGGAGCGGGATTTTCCGAGGAAACCACAGAGATAA
- a CDS encoding YcnI family copper-binding membrane protein, whose protein sequence is MNKMLRKLMTLAAPSVAALMLFAAVASAHVTVAPAESSTGAWETYTLKVPSEKDIATVQVDLRIPEGAEFKQYEATPGWNVTIDGNKVSWTATGEGIQAGQFQRFYFTAKNPDAAGDIAWNAYQHYADGSLVQWSGEEGSETPHSVTSIVQSSGNGDSHSHGSADMDDSMSMDEHKAIVEDLDKSSGTSPLLYIALGISLLSFLLAAISLLRGRKE, encoded by the coding sequence ATGAATAAAATGCTTCGTAAACTGATGACTTTAGCCGCACCTTCCGTGGCAGCACTGATGCTGTTCGCGGCTGTGGCCAGCGCACATGTGACCGTTGCTCCGGCAGAATCCAGTACCGGTGCATGGGAGACCTATACACTGAAAGTGCCGTCGGAGAAGGATATCGCTACCGTTCAGGTGGATCTGCGCATCCCGGAGGGGGCGGAGTTCAAGCAATATGAGGCAACGCCCGGATGGAATGTAACCATCGATGGGAATAAAGTCAGCTGGACCGCAACCGGTGAAGGCATTCAAGCCGGACAATTTCAGCGCTTCTACTTCACGGCCAAGAACCCGGATGCCGCAGGCGATATTGCCTGGAATGCTTACCAGCATTATGCTGACGGCAGTCTGGTGCAGTGGTCCGGTGAAGAAGGCTCGGAAACGCCGCATTCCGTTACTTCGATTGTGCAGTCTTCCGGCAACGGGGACAGTCACTCCCACGGATCGGCGGACATGGATGACTCCATGAGCATGGATGAGCACAAAGCCATTGTGGAGGACCTCGATAAATCCTCAGGTACCTCACCGCTGCTCTATATTGCTCTGGGGATATCATTGCTGTCCTTTTTGTTAGCTGCCATCAGTTTGTTAAGAGGGCGTAAGGAATAA
- a CDS encoding CotH kinase family protein, producing MKARGKLTLLILCCLLLVIAMAGCQIANPSADNNSITDTQEKAVSSEEQSLDTEVFPKDKVVDVKITLDPDDFQDMLDNASAEEYKTASVEYNGIKMDNVAVRTKGNLSLRSVVQMADSDRYSFKISFDEYVNQNLFGITKINLNNNYSDASYMREFLTYELAESIGLPTPKYSFVNVYVNDELKGFYLAVEQIGDAYLERNFGNSYGALYKGVMTGQGSDLTWLGDDASLYTGLELKSEKSNDDIVVDMLDELNNGTDYEKYIDIDDALGYIALNAVTGNMDSYLGGNKQNYYLYEDEGIFSILPWDYNMAFGGMGGSDVLIDEPTQGALAERPLVAKLLANEEYKTKYHEMIREMLDGYLQNDTFKARIQELDTMISSYVKADPSTFYTFEQYESGITSVETFMSTMASSVSQQLDGTLPSSGDGTGSGMGGGPGGGFGGAGGQAPTGANGAGAAASGQGANGAAAPGQGAIGATAPGQGAIGAAATGQGAIGAAAPGQGANGAAAPGQGAIGAVAPGQVPADGQAAQGGAPGAMGGPAMLQGGNGPGGDMTGGFGGGGFGGGGMGGGEFGGAGGAQQQGSTSEAITTGVSIVVLLLAAAFITFYKRKRL from the coding sequence ATGAAAGCACGCGGTAAGCTGACCCTGCTGATTCTTTGTTGCCTGCTGCTGGTTATCGCTATGGCGGGTTGTCAGATTGCAAATCCTTCTGCGGACAATAACAGTATTACGGATACGCAGGAAAAAGCGGTATCAAGCGAGGAACAAAGTCTGGATACGGAGGTGTTCCCGAAGGACAAGGTTGTTGATGTTAAAATCACCCTGGACCCGGATGATTTCCAGGATATGCTGGACAATGCCAGCGCCGAGGAATACAAGACAGCCTCCGTGGAATACAACGGGATCAAAATGGACAATGTGGCCGTGCGGACCAAAGGCAACTTAAGCCTGCGCAGTGTTGTGCAGATGGCGGACTCCGACCGTTACAGCTTCAAGATTTCTTTTGACGAGTATGTGAACCAGAATTTATTCGGCATTACCAAAATCAACCTCAACAACAACTACAGCGATGCCTCCTATATGCGGGAGTTTCTGACCTATGAGCTGGCGGAGAGCATCGGTCTTCCGACACCGAAATACTCCTTCGTCAACGTCTACGTCAACGATGAACTGAAGGGTTTCTATCTCGCGGTGGAACAGATCGGCGACGCCTATCTGGAGCGCAACTTCGGTAATTCCTATGGTGCGTTATATAAAGGTGTAATGACCGGCCAAGGCAGTGATTTGACCTGGCTCGGCGACGATGCTTCACTCTACACGGGACTTGAGCTGAAGTCCGAAAAATCAAACGATGACATTGTGGTCGACATGCTGGATGAACTGAACAACGGCACCGACTATGAGAAGTATATCGATATCGACGATGCTTTGGGGTATATTGCACTGAATGCCGTGACTGGCAATATGGACAGCTACCTTGGAGGAAACAAGCAGAATTATTACCTCTATGAAGATGAAGGAATCTTCTCGATCCTGCCTTGGGATTATAATATGGCTTTTGGCGGGATGGGCGGCTCGGATGTGCTGATTGACGAACCAACCCAAGGCGCTCTTGCCGAACGTCCGCTGGTGGCCAAGCTGCTGGCGAACGAGGAATACAAGACGAAATATCATGAGATGATCCGCGAAATGCTGGATGGTTATCTGCAGAACGATACGTTCAAGGCGCGGATTCAGGAGCTGGACACGATGATCTCCAGCTACGTGAAGGCTGATCCATCCACCTTCTACACATTCGAGCAATACGAGAGCGGAATTACCTCCGTGGAGACCTTCATGTCCACCATGGCCAGTTCGGTCTCCCAGCAGCTGGACGGCACCCTTCCTTCCTCCGGTGACGGAACGGGAAGCGGCATGGGCGGTGGTCCAGGCGGCGGCTTTGGCGGCGCAGGCGGGCAGGCGCCAACGGGTGCGAATGGCGCTGGTGCGGCGGCTTCCGGGCAAGGCGCCAACGGCGCAGCGGCTCCGGGGCAAGGCGCCATCGGCGCGACGGCTCCGGGGCAAGGCGCCATCGGCGCGGCGGCGACCGGGCAAGGTGCCATCGGCGCAGCGGCACCCGGGCAAGGCGCCAACGGCGCGGCGGCTCCGGGGCAAGGCGCCATCGGCGCGGTTGCACCGGGGCAAGTTCCGGCAGACGGGCAGGCCGCGCAAGGCGGTGCGCCGGGTGCCATGGGCGGACCGGCGATGCTTCAAGGCGGCAACGGTCCTGGCGGTGATATGACCGGCGGCTTCGGCGGTGGTGGCTTTGGCGGTGGCGGTATGGGCGGCGGCGAGTTTGGCGGAGCTGGCGGTGCGCAGCAACAGGGCAGCACAAGCGAGGCCATCACAACCGGCGTGTCCATCGTTGTGCTTCTGCTTGCAGCAGCGTTCATCACCTTTTACAAACGCAAACGTCTATAA